The genomic region gtgaagcttagaattttataaaagcacttacatgaattcttcttttaaatcatatatattaaattgttgtttttacagttgttttagggtttccagcattatgtcatcatggcaacaaagttgtgaagttggatataactttacacaaataagcacagtaagcgattttatcacactaaaatcatgttaacatgcatattgttatgtcttgtgtctatatgtttgaacagtgattattttaacatttacagattggcccccattcacttccattgtaagtgcctcactgtaacccagatgtttttcttttaaagaaaatgtgggacaagtcgaaattatttgtgagtgataatcaacattatgccaccaatgctgtcgactgagcttaacttgtattgaacccagaatatttctttaaagggacagttcacccaaaaatgaaaactctgccatcatttattcaccatcatgttgtttaaaacctgtataactttttcTTCCACTGAATACAAAAGAAGACATTtggcaaatgttttcattactcttttccatataatgaaagtgaatgggtactgGGGCTGTCGTTattacaaaattacaacaaaaaaaagcaccacaaaattaagcCAGAGATGACTCATATGACTCGTCTGCTCATGCTCATCCAAGACTTGTAATACGACTTGAAATATAGTACATGAGTATGGtcaacttttatgatgcttttttttgttgtcatttttggactttgtctccattcacttctattatatGTAAAATATCAGCTTAGACATTTTACAAAACacttacttttgtgttccatgcaaggaAAAATGTaagatgggtttggaatgacataagggtgagtaaatgctgattttttttgggggggggggcaaacaattcctttaacaacaAACAAACTCAGAGTTAACAAAGATTTGCATAAGGGGAGACATGTGACATCATTCTTGTCCCCTTACTGGCTTCAGTCCCTGAGGACCATGGCAAGAGATTGGtcatgaatctctctctctctctctctctctctctctctctctctctctctctctctctctctctcacatacacacacacgcatgcacgcataAAAGATTTGGTAACATCCAAACACATTTGCATACTTACTGTAGAACAGTTGTACTCAACAGAATGCTAAAACACTcattgtatatacacatacagacatTCCTTAtctatttgcattaaaaataatgaGTAGTCAATAGAACTTGGAAATGGTGGCAACATTTATAAAGGCTGTTTTTATGGCCTCTTCCTTCTGCACTTGGGTTTCATGAGCTCTTTATTTCacacactagggctgggtgatataatTGAATATCCACAATATATTTGGGATGATTTTGCTAACAATATAAAATTAACCGACattgtgaatatcacaatgattttaacaCACTTTTTACTTGACTATAAGAGATGAAGTGTGAATTTTCTGCACCACTAGAGCGACtgaacaaaattacaaaaaaaaaaaaaaaaacagttttcaaacagttttctgaCTACGCCCCCatctgctgttgatcaaacaaacaaatggtCCCGCCCCCagctcacaccattggtcgaggCAATGCTGTTGTGTTGAACTGAATGGGCAAAATAAACTGAGGACTTTTCAAAGTGCCATAGAGACAAagtatttacagtttttgagaaaatgaacctatgcatggtttacttatagttgtctctgcattttaagctagGACAGCAGGAAGTTTTTTAACaacgaaaaaaattacacacttcagcttttttAAAAGACATTTCATTAGTGTGAGAGCATTCAGACATCTTTTAATAGCCTCTTATTTAAACATTAGCAGCAAAATAGCATTAGAATGGATTGAATATCACAAAAAGGTGATATTTGTAGCTATATCGCCCAGTCCTAGAAGCTCAGAAACAAAAAGCCAATTACTACTAAGTGTAAAATAAGATAAAGTTTCCTCTTTGGGTGTACACTGGCTCCCTTTAGGCATAAGACAACATCCATGACTCAGCTACTGAGAAATTGCCTGGATTGGATGCTGAGGCTTGGTGCCATGTCAACCAAGAATTCTTCTCGGCCAATAGCATTGCGCAAGACATCTGTCAGATCGGACAAAAGAAATATCTCCAGTTGGGGTGTGCTCTCACATTCTGCAAGATTATATTAGTACACTTATCTTAAATAATGGCTATGGTCCACGTCTGGTGCATTGAAATTTGTGACTGATGCACAAATACAAAACAAGACAACAGAACAGATCTTTTCAAGTCATCACTGATTCTGAAAAGCTAATAAATTGCATCCAATAAGTGTTAGGCAGATCTGTTGGTCTCAGTGCTGTGAGAATACATCTTTGAGGGAAAGTAAAatccctttaaaataattaaaacaaataagagACAGACTGTTATAGTCACAAACTCATGGCTGAAATGGCAGCGAACATTTAAGCAAATACCTCTATACAATTTCATTCTGTTCATTCTTTTAAAATCTGTAGTGAATATAATTCCCATAATTTTTACGTATGTTATCTTTTTTCTTCAGTGGGTGATTAGGCTCATTGAAGTCTTTAGGCTCAGTGCTTTAAGTTAGTCAGTCCTATATCTGTCATCTGGCAAATATAGTCTTTGCAAATCGAAGACAGAGCCAGTGTTTCCCGCAATTAGAGTCCTCTCTTGCGGCGATGGAGATATCCTGGAGCATAACAGAAGGGGGGAGGGCCATATTTGACTTGTCTTTAAGGACAAGTTGGTGGCGGCGCTAAAGCtctatctctgtctctgtttTTGTCTCCCGCTTAACTTGACTTGGGATTGAAGCCATTTTCTCCTCATCAGCCTGTAGTTCCCATTCCCCTCCCCCCAGCACTGCTACCAGCGGTTGATAATGTGATTCATGTAGTCCTCCGTGGGCAAGCGCGAAGCCTCAGACTCAGTCGCGTCATCCCTGGATGAAGGATCGGTGCTGGGCATCCGACGAAAAGGAAAAAGGGCGGGCTGGTTCTTTAGGCGCTGCTCTCTTCGCTCGAGTTGCCGCTTGTACATGTAACGCTGCTGAAAAAGATCCCTGGCGTAGTCGTACAATTGCATATCCAAATCGTTAAGCTCCTCGATACATTGCACTGTATCATTATCCAGGTCGACGCCGGCGGCCCGCGTGCTGTTGTACTGCATGAAGGGCCGGATGAACTTGAGGTGGAAGGTCCGTTCGAACAAGTACTGCGTTTTGCGCTGGTATTCGGTCAATCCGAAGAAGGCCATGTCACGGAGGTTCTTTTTCGCAGACTCTAGTAATATCTGGGCACGTTTCTTTTCTGGGATAAACGACATGTTGTAGCAGCCCACCAGGCTGAGGTCGGCTAGCATGCGCACCTGTCGGTTGTTCGCCAGGTTGTATGGACAATCCATGAACTGCTGCAGTGTGCAGCCCGACCAATCGGTGCCCTCATAGCAGGGCGGAAGCTCCTCGGGCGTGGGCGTTCGCCCATCGCACATGTGCAGGGAGGTTTTCCATGTGGCCCCACGCTGGACGTGCCTCCACTCGCTCAGGTAGCGAGATACAGGGTCCCGTAACAGGGTGATGTAGTAGAACTTCCTGTAGGATCAAAAGAAACAGACAAATGATTAGGGCACAAGTAAATAGGGATAGGTTTGTATAATTGAAAAATGCGTCCACTAGTGAGGCCAACTAGTTTatctaaatgtatatatatttaagattatatacactatatattagggctgtcgattttaacacattcatttggtgtgattaattatatataaaaaaaaaacgtgttaaacaaattaacacaataaatcatgtccctggaccgtaatatggaatattcctaccatcagagcaattcaagcttgatgtaccacctgttttcagcaggggtagtaagcgaaactccagctgtacaggcaacgcaCAGCTGAACAGAAAACAAACCACACTCGGACTTTCACAatagcacaagatgagaatgtgTAGTTGCTTTCCAACACTATTGGTAGGAgtgcaattccgaatgcaggaatctcgagacatgtttttctaagtttcaaactgtttaacttgaaacagtgacctaaaaatgctgtgtttatgatgcaGCACGATCAAAGCACTCTAAAAGCAttcatctgatgcatgtgtacatttacGTGTCCATAGAAAAACCCTTATAAGAAATCTATCTTGGACAGATTgaagaattcaattgcaaaatgaattgctgtggacCGTAGGTCAATGATAGGCTAATGTCTAATAtcatggaaataaacaatttattgccttctaaagcctctttttgtcttatcaatgctttactcgtctgccacaataatataatgcattttaattatcataattattattttataatatatgatatattattatataaatataactatttataattatttgatcattttaaactgaattgttattttaggggctttctcagcaaacatttatttatgcaattaattgtgattaattcatcgccatattatgtaattaatttgataaattacatttgattattttttttatcgattgacagccttgatttatatatatatatatatatatatatatatatatatatatatatatatatataaatgaccctaaaactaattatacagggcttgcTTATGACCTAACAACTcgattttgaaatgtaattttgcacATGCCTACAAGACAAATCATTTCATTTGTAACACCTGGAGTAACTGTCAGTCCACTAGGAAGGAATATTGCTGAGTCATTAACATTTTCaatgagtcattaatattttctGCACATGGTTTTGTATGGGTTTTATTGACTCATTAAAAAGCCAGCAGTGTAAATTATTTTCTCATAAACTAGAACTCTAGCTCCATTATTCAGACCATAAGTGTCTGTGCTGCAGCAAAGGACCAACATTAGACCGGTAGGCAAGAATTATAATTCCTCcagcataaaactaatttcaGCGTGTATGAACACAACCAGTCATAAAGGGGAATTGAACTGTAGAGCTCTTGATTCTGATACGCTTCAGTGAGACTTCATAATGCAGATGAAAAGAGTGTAACATGTCCCACAACACCTCTCTTCTATTTTGAACCTGCACTCCAACACTAAATTAGTGAAGTCTTGGATGCGTCCCTCTTGTGCACTTGAGTGGATATGTGTGGTGCACATGAGGGGAGGCCGAACGCATCAGACTACATTAGTGTAGTAGGCTGATAGTGGAGAATGGGCTTATTTATTATAACAGCTCTGCTGGaaaacattcatttattcatctgtGATAGACAGGACTGCAGACGCCAACAAGTCAACCACAAGCTCGCACATTACGTACAACGTTGACTCTTAGGGTAAACGCAAGTAAAAACTatgcctctctctcacacatgtacacacacaaacacattcagctTCAATGCAAAAAATCCTGTTCTATGATTGTAGatatgagtcatcagtatttttgtcttgttaaaTAAGATCAATTTACCACAGATTTGTTCAGACTGCACATTCAATGATTATTTTTGAGAGGTTTCACACTCAATAAAACTCGagatacttaaaggtgcactcagtaattttttccccaataaaaagttttactcctaaagaattgcaattttgaaacatatgtataaaatcatgaccacacacatGAGATGAGatctctagtcatatcagtaaccttataaaagctgttttattctacatgtggcAGGGGcgacctcatgggggctgccattttagaatcacatgaccagctgaatactacttggttaatatcagtaaccatcttgttattggacactttcactcttggattaaattaatcatggctgattgtaaatagtacatttctacagtggtatctgtaactgaaaacaattgactttgaatgatgctgcatccacaccactaggtgtcactaagtccaagatgacacaaacaaaaagttacttagtgcacctttaagaacacaaagaacaaacagagcgctggatgaagtggataATTACCTACAATCAACAAAAGGctactggacccattgcagtttgcttaccgcagcaaccgctccactgatgatgccattgcatctacactacacactgctctctcccacctggaaaaaaggaacacttatgtgagaatgctgtttgtagactacagctcagcattcaacaccatagtgccctccaagcttgataagAACACTCaaccgggctctgggcttaaacagctcgctgtgcagctggatcctggacttcctgtcaagcagatgccaggtggttagaatgggcagcaacatctccacaTCATTGACCCTCaatactggagccccacagggctgtgttctcagcccactcctgtatttcctgtacacacatgactgtgtggcaacacatagctccaatgccatcattaagtttgctgatgatacgacggtggtaggtctgatcactgacaatgatgaaacagcctacagagaggaggtgcacactctgacacactggtgtcaggagcacaacatctccctcaacgtcagcaagacaaaggagcttgtggtggacttcaggagaagagaaagagaacacagccccatcaccatcaatggagcaccagtggagagagtcagcagcttcaagttcctcagtgtccacatcactgaggaactcacatggtctgtccacactaaggccgttgtgaagaaggctcattagcgcctcttcttcctgagacggctgaggaagtttggaatgaaccgccacatcctcacacggttctacacctgcactgtagagagcatcctgactggctgcatctccgcctggtacggcaatagcaccgcccacaaccgcaaagccctgcaaagagtggtgcgaaatgccagacacatcatcggaggtgagcttccctccctccaggacatatataccaggcggtgtgtgaaaaaagctcggaggatcatcagagactccagccacccgagccatgggctgctctcactactaccaacaggcaggcggtatcgcagcatcaggacccgcacttgccgactccatgacagcttcttgccccaagaaatcagacttttgaactcttgatctctcacgatcaatatacatcagcactgcactttattaatcttattatctcacactggactgtcataaattatatgctctcttaataacacactggcaactgactatcagccgacagcctgaatgtcaatacagtacaatacaacctactgtacattttatatataccatatatactattttttattgtataatgtgtattctatactgTGTGTATTGTATGCTGTACATTGTATGATATTATTTGTATatcgtgttgtgtgtaattatgtgtatattagattttaaattgtgttgtgtaaatctgatgtttttgtaaattggtatatgtctcatcactgtcacgactgctgtgttgctcggaactgcacccaagactttcacccactgttgcacttgtgtatatggttgtgtgacaataaaaataaaagtgattttgacCTTTTTGAGATGTATCAATGAAAAACATCAattagtgctgtgtcatgtgaataaagggctgttcacaccaacgtgtttttgcatcagctcgtactgtttttcaattgttttcctatgtaaacatgcgctagatggatgtcttttacCACTGCACCACGTTTCACTGTGTTcttagcatctctcacaggagcgctgcatttttcaGACACCAtgacaagttaaaaagaacttcaaatgttGAGAACACGTCTTGAGACACTGTATTCAGTTTTTTTTGCgctgtgttttgcttttttagagcaaaaacacatttggccTCAACACTTGATTTTACAAATGCTTAAGCCAATTGTTCATGAATGCTGCACATACtcaagaacataaaaaaaaaaaaatgcttttcttAAAGTCACATTTACTTGGTCAGGTTTTTTTCTAAGATGAAATTCTGCAGGTGACAATGTTTCCaatcaccacaaaaaattattttgacttgtgcctcagtttaaaaaacaataaaaaaaaatgtgtttacaaatgcatttacaatggaagactATGGGGCAAGTGTAAAAcggttgccccatagacttcattgtaaatgatttttttttaagcaaattttgattttttttgtttttacaaactgaagtACAGGTCAAAACTATTTCCTGTGGTAACTAaggataacaacaacaacaacaaaatagtgTACAGAACTtaaaaatgcacttacaatggaagcctaTAGACCATTGTAAATGCATAtgtaagcatatatatatatatatatattatttttttattttttttatttatttattttttggtttgttttgtttttacaaactgagggacgagtcacaattattttctttggtaattgggataaacaaaaaatgtgtgtttacaaaTGCACGGCAACAGTCATACACTTGCACCATACTGTagtcttccattgtaaatgcattgtGAGCATACCTTTTTTGTTTATCCCAATtaccaaagaaaataattttgactcgttcatcagtttgtaaaaacaaaacaaaacaaaacttagaTACAAGGCAAAACTGTTTTCTGTGTTAACtggacaaaaaacaacaaaaacaacaacaacaaaaaaaaacgggTGCTTacaaatgcacttacaatggaagtctgtgGGGCAACCATTGTACACTTGCCCAACAGATGTCCATTGTACATTAAATGCAATTGTacgcacatgtttttttttttgtttttttgttacaaaCCAAGGTacgatttaaaattattttctgtggttattATGGTAAACAAAAAGCATGAGCTTACAAATGCAATcgcaatggaagtctatggggcaaccaCTGTACACTTGCCTCATAGACTTAAGTGTTTAATGGTCAACACAGTCAAACTTCCTTTAAGTCTTGTTTCTAGAGAACGTATATTATCTtatgtatcttgtttaaacaaaTCTTACCAAGTGTATTTATTCTTAATGCCTAATATTTACAACATTTTGATGCCTAATTACACTAAAAGTATGTcattacaattagtgctttttttatttattttttttataacaggCTAAACACCATAGATTTACATCAGCAACCATATTAGTTATTggccataataaaaaaaattaaaataaaattatcgtCCATCCCTATTGTCTATAGGTCAAATTAGATAGAGACCAAGCACCTATAAATGAAAGCAATACTATATTGAACTGTAATATGCAACAAGAAGCATTACAGAGAAATTGAAAGTTAATGTTACTCTACATGCTATGTGAAACACTAACAGAATATAAAGAGAACAGGCACATCATGCTTTTttttgtacacacaaacacacgtaaagacatgcatgcacacaaactCAAACTGTCCCAACTGAACACACATAATGGATGTGTGGCCAATGGCATGATGCAGTTTAATGTTCTCACAAATGGTCAGCAGGTGCAagaacaaatttaaaacaaacagtTCTGAGCACTGACTGATTGCAATTGTCAATTCAAACAGGCTGAGCTGTTTTGATATACAGCAGCATTCATCATAATTCTAGTAGAGAGAGAGAACCAGCATTTACCAGCATTTCCATTCCATAATACATACGTACCAGCCCAGCAATTTATAGAATCTAAAAATTCTCGTTTTGAAATATCCTCCTGCTTGCTTTCTATATTCTCCTTCTCTCTTCTTTGTTCAGTAATGTATTCCCTCCTCCTGGTTTACACGTTCACCACCACCCTATCGAATGACCTTTTTCCTCTGTTTTCAATCATCATGCATCTAAAGCCACAGTCCTTTGGGGCATTGAGGGATCGTGAGCAGATTACTAACAGCAGTTCATATCTTGAACACTTGGTGGTGATATACACACAGGATTCCTCGTGATCCTTCTGAAACAAGAACATATTACTTGCATAAACTACCATTAAAACACAAATTTAGAGCCTTATTATCAGTCACATTTAAGTACACTGCACCAGAGCTGAATGTCTTTAAAGAGAAGCAAATAGCTCAACGGTTATAGAGATACTTTGAGAGAGATTAAAGAGAGGtcgggagggggagagagagggcTGTGGTGGCGGGTCAGGGTCATTGTCACTGTCCTACTAGTGCAACAGGGAAAATGACAAAACTTCTGGCACAAGCATATcactacaccacacacacacacacaaactaaacaAGTCTTTTCCTGTAACAAAGTCTTTCCTGCATAGTCATGGCCAAATGGTACACATTCAGAGGACAAAGTCACGGACACACTGCCCCCTCTTATTACAGCAGACACACACAGATACTCAAATGTGATAACATTCAGGGCAGGCCCGAAATGAAACGTGgaatttctaaagaaaatgtgttgCGGTTAAAATGCTAACGTATTGCgagtggtttctagggcatttcTGAATAGTTGCTTGATGTCAGTAGttggtttctaaggtgttttaAGATTTACTTACTGGcccatgtcaaaagagcccacccccacaagtctctatgatattttggtccctagatatggcttgggtccctccttcaataaaagtctatgggtttttttttttttttgcccacttTATCTTCTGCTAGGTGGAAATCTTAAGTCAAATCACTTCAATCACAGCAGTAATGATGCTTGCCTAGGAATATTAATTATTAGCCATAAGTACTCATATCGGATTAAATTGTAGGTGAGCATACATTTATTGGGGGGCATTGAACATGAACGGTCCCATATAGTAATAGTGTGTATTAGCTTGAGTATAGAATCAAACACTCTTCTAAAATCAGGGTTTTTTTCTAAAGGGATTAGGCACCGTCCACAAATTACACAATCGTCCTTGTCAACACTGTATTTATACAACAGAAAAAGTACATCTTATCCAAGAAGTGTATTTTATCTTGGAAAACAATTCTATGGTCTCAGTAAAACGGTCCAGATTTACTGTAGCTGTGATTCCTATAAGAGCATTATACTGCAATACTTTTCTTTAAGCTATTGAATTGTATGTGAGTCTCCACtgactgcatgtgtgtgtttgtgtgtatatcttGTGTGGAAAGAGGTGGAAGCAGATGCTGTCCATGAATATCAGCACCCGTTCTTTGCTGTATCGTAAATCTGACTGTGATGGAAACTGGGGAAATTGGTCTCTCCGCAAACCGTCATTTGAA from Myxocyprinus asiaticus isolate MX2 ecotype Aquarium Trade chromosome 5, UBuf_Myxa_2, whole genome shotgun sequence harbors:
- the LOC127440510 gene encoding heparan-sulfate 6-O-sulfotransferase 1-A, encoding MNLLTGRNMVERSSKFLFIVVGSVLFMLILYQYVAPGMMNFGSPHGYMLEDDADLFPTPDPHYVKKYYFPIRNLERTVDFEIKGDDVIVFLHIQKTGGTTFGRHLVQNVRLEVPCDCRPGQKKCTCYRPNRKETWLFSRFSTGWSCGLHADWTELTNCVPGVLNKKENRMKNQRKFYYITLLRDPVSRYLSEWRHVQRGATWKTSLHMCDGRTPTPEELPPCYEGTDWSGCTLQQFMDCPYNLANNRQVRMLADLSLVGCYNMSFIPEKKRAQILLESAKKNLRDMAFFGLTEYQRKTQYLFERTFHLKFIRPFMQYNSTRAAGVDLDNDTVQCIEELNDLDMQLYDYARDLFQQRYMYKRQLERREQRLKNQPALFPFRRMPSTDPSSRDDATESEASRLPTEDYMNHIINRW